A single Dreissena polymorpha isolate Duluth1 chromosome 14, UMN_Dpol_1.0, whole genome shotgun sequence DNA region contains:
- the LOC127858420 gene encoding uncharacterized protein LOC127858420 — MSDYKDIIRNPETLNWFKAAMGMNITRDCLLDIVKELSQTCYDNIRREIKQQHGVLERDVCNQCHTPNVLPCDRTNKTCTIIRGICAFHEIHKPRNCPNNNLCNEMCKQIVKQHRFRSQQNPHSFKGPTWINTDASKWCSEPWHISKCFISKDGYKGANQAESTDFNGIVNVLYNCEYFQTYFNDDLTQQENVCTKARDVGRAVRHTSTMAMTRQDSDRAIDTLVSLLQNLKHVDHQAASGTAVDTLTQLKNGTLAITDEDIASTFEHFKETLTGDIKEVLEKEKDTLVRAMGDALKTIGENITEAIIDAGDGQLAKINRKGDEVLNELDNVVSAVKLLIPSTTPDPHKLKHPRVTGDETTPSTVEMNSTLSKIQAWLIEQYQAMCVAPVSMLDTDIDVPLKRIYVTPSIKELKRVQKDRNDVNHTDQSSPFSNDVKSYNGLLLRDGKPVNTIYIQGNPGCGKTTFSNKLVLDWCKAQSTKVTSKKEARIATSTTQSSKQTAFDDLDTLRDYTFLFFVSLRDYSGYMCNVTQMIEDAIKSKKLTWDDRVWEHKCLVLTDAADEWFHTEIPFPPPSDSTCICRKDRTMPMYLQRTNITNIITARPWKLAGLKISDTLTRTFEISGVLDYKTLSKNVFRVLAEKDGTSKKDLQAKSTDFFNEINTQNYKHLISVPAMCVQLVHQFYVGRLTTGSLCALYINMLDMHIARGLHKLQIEEFNTGEKSCGDISDILRTETAEYVQANLSLVYSASELAFKTLTDTNKQSSVVFRENKITQYITKTELDYLLQTGIITRKKSLAICPGKNVSYMFVHKTIQEFLTSLYIALNQTELEAIMHTIQMAYCDSTSILDIDQLFIFTCGICPPAAERMSKHISDVITYDIESQLHNSPGEVCFELCNQAQNIVLDGIIEGTANEHACFHLNFSHARRYSLWPLSLVKTLIDMNISNIVSIDTECIYSLEEKLKEFPLQEIISQSRETLSYMSLNVDAHVDLHGVKLKYLSCGRDINITSIDCNNMVGCSLDNGTPLTERVLFKSMSTTGENIIFLVISNCANIELFCEALQNLRHLQRLELMNTQLDDAQLHDYFPVSIRLVRYCRTRVSGRVIKSMVEWSKSRDVFVTCELVQHVLYKIDLSEDYEYIFDWIKQQDGIDFHGPSGLARSPGYTSISWSKRLNLEVNN; from the exons ATGTCGGACTACAAGGACATAATTCGTAACCCTGAAACCCTGAACTGGTTTAAGGCGGCCATGGGTATGAACATAACTCGTGACTGCCTGCTTGACATCGTAAAGGAGTTAAGTCAAACGTGTTATGATAATATTCGTAGAGAGATCAAGCAACAGCACGGTGTTCTAGAAAGAGATGTCTGTAATCAATGTCACACCCCTAATGTCTTACCGTGTGACCGTACGaacaaaacatgtacaataaTACGCGGGATATGCGCATTTCATGAAATTCACAAGCCTCGAAATTGTCCAAATAATAATTTATGCAATGAAATGTGTAAACAAATAGTAAAGCAACACCGGTTTCGCTCTCAACAAAATCCACACAGCTTTAAAGGGCCTACATGGATAAACACGGATGCCTCTAAATGGTGTTCTGAACCATGGCATATTTCTAAGTGCTTTATCTCAAAAGATGGGTACAAAGGCGCCAACCAAGCAGAAAGCACCGACTTCAACGGTATAGTCAATGTCTTATACAACTGTGAATACTTCCAAACGTACTTCAATGACGACCTGACGCAACAGGAAAATGTGTGCACAAAG GCTAGAGATGTCGGGCGTGCTGTACGACATACGTCCACAATGGCCATGACGAGACAGGACAGTGACAGAGCAATCGACACACTAGTATCGCTGTTGCAGAACCTAAAACACGTCGATCACCAAGCTGCGTCAGGGACAGCAGTGGACACGTTAACACAG CTGAAGAATGGGACACTAGCGATCACAGACGAAGATATCGCTTCAACCTTTGAACACTTCAAAGAAACTTTGACGGGAGATATTAAAGAAGTTCTAGAAAAGGAAAAGGATACACTAGTCAGGGCTATGGGTGATGCTTTAAAGACTATAGGTGAAAATATCACTGAAGCAATCATCGATGCTGGAGACGGCCAGCTTGCAAAGATAAATAGGAAAGGAGATGAAGTGCTGAATGAGTTGGACAATGTAGTCTCAGCTGTAAAATTATTAATTCCGAGTACAACGCCGGACCCCCACAAACTTAAGCATCCAAGAGTTACAGGTGACGAGACTACACCATCAACTGTTGAAATGAACAGTACATTATCTA AAATACAGGCGTGGTTAATCGAACAGTACCAAGCAATGTGTGTCGCGCCGGTTTCGATGCTAGATACGGACATAGATGTACCTTTAAAACGGATTTACGTGACCCCGTCCATTAAGGAGCTTAAAAGAGTCCAGAAAGACCGAAATGATGTAAATCACACGGACCAGTCCTCACCGTTTTCAAATGATGTAAAAAGCTACAATGGGCTTTTGCTGCGTGATGGGAAGCCggttaatacaatttatattcaagGAAATCCGGGTTGTGGAAAAACGACGTTTTCAAACAAGCTCGTTCTTGATTGGTGTAAAGCTCAATCGACAAAGGTTACTTCCAAAAAAGAAGCAAGAATCGCAACATCTACCACGCAATCATCAAAGCAAACAGCATTCGACGATCTTGACACTTTGCGAGACTACACATTTCTGTTCTTTGTGTCATTACGTGATTACAGTGGATACATGTGTAACGTCACTCAGATGATTGAGGATGCTATAAAAAGCAAAAAACTAACGTGGGATGATCGCGTCTGGGAACATAAATGTCTTGTTCTAACCGATGCCGCAGACGAATGGTTCCACACCGAAATTCCCTTTCCTCCGCCATCTGATTCTACATGCATATGTCGTAAAGACCGTACTATGCCTATGTATCTGCAGCGAACTAACATTACCAACATTATAACCGCACGACCATGGAAACTTGCCGGCCTAAAAATAAGCGATACTTTAACGCGTACGTTTGAAATTTCCGGCGTATTGGACTACAAAACATTGTCGAAAAATGTATTTCGTGTTTTAGCCGAGAAAGACGGTACATCGAAAAAGGATCTACAAGCTAAATCAACTGACTTCTTTAACGAAATAAACACACAGAATTATAAACATCTTATTTCAGTACCAGCCATGTGTGTTCAGTTAGTTCATCAGTTCTATGTTGGACGTTTAACGACAGGTTCACTGTGTGCTTTATACATCAATATGCTAGATATGCACATAGCGAGGGGACTGCATAAACTTCAAATCGAAGAATTTAACACTGGAGAAAAGTCATGTGGGGATATATCAGATATATTAAGAACAGAAACAGCCGAGTATGTACAGGCTAATTTGTCGCTGGTTTATTCCGCAAGTGAGCTTGCATTTAAAACTCTGACAGACACTAACAAACAATCATCGGTTGTCTTTCgagaaaacaaaataacacaatacatAACGAAAACAGAACTTGATTACTTACTTCAGACTGGGATTATCACGAGGAAAAAGTCTTTGGCAATTTGCCCTGGAAAGAATGTTTCATATATGTTTGTGCACAAGACAATCCAGGAATTTCTTACGTCGTTGTATATTGCATTGAATCAGACAGAACTGGAGGCAATTATGCACACAATACAGATGGCGTATTGTGATAGTACTTCTATTTTGGACATAGATCAGTTGTTCATCTTTACATGCGGAATCTGTCCCCCAGCAGCTGAAAGAATGTCAAAGCATATCTCGGATGTCATTACATATGACATTGAAAGCCAACTGCACAATAGCCCTGGTGAGGTTTGTTTTGAATTATGTAACCAAGCACAAAATATTGTATTGGATGGCATTATTGAAGGGACGGCAAACGAGCATGCCTGCTTCCATCTGAATTTCAGTCATGCCAGAAGATACTCTTTGTGGCCCCTATCACTGGTCAAAACCTTAATAGATATGAACATATCAAACATTGTAAGTATTGACACAGAATGTATATATTCTCTtgaagaaaaattaaaggaattCCCTTTGCAGGAAATTATATCGCAATCGAGAGAAACGTTGTCGTATATGAGCCTCAATGTTGATGCTCACGTTGATCTACATGGTGTTAAACTCAAGTACTTGTCATGTGGTAGAGATATCAATATAACCTCTATAGATTGCAACAATATGGTGGGATGTTCGTTAGATAACGGAACACCATTAACAGAAAGGGTCCTCTTCAAGTCTATGTCAACAACTGGTGAAAACATCATCTTCCTTGTAATTTCGAATTGTGCGAATATTGAACTTTTCTGTGAAGCTCTTCAAAACCTTCGACATCTACAAAGACTTGAATTAATGAATACACAACTTGATGATGCTCAGCTGCACGATTACTTCCCTGTATCAATCAGGCTAGTAAGGTACTGTCGAACACGTGTTTCCGGTCGAGTCATTAAGTCGATGGTGGAATGGTCAAAGTCACGGGACGTTTTCGTGACATGTGAATTAGTACAACATGTATTGTATAAAATTGATCTGTCTGAGGATTATGAGTACATTTTTGACTGGATAAAGCAGCAAGACGGCATCGATTTTCATGGCCCTTCTGGATTAGCTAGAAGCCCTGGATATACTAGTATTTCCTGGAGCAAGCGTTTAAACCTTGaagtaaataattaa